A stretch of the Thiomicrorhabdus indica genome encodes the following:
- a CDS encoding methyl-accepting chemotaxis protein: MSNQNQVRLAANVDAEGTITYINQDYMNWLGYEEKEILGQKTDILRSDETPSIIQETIREQMLKNQPVQFPIHEKKKNGEKYWADMTIQPIWENNQYKGYTSIKKIVTDSQRIASHETLYREVREGKKVYTNGIWVSKGFHNWMTRLGLQKASLMTKTLLTIVSVSLLIIVGEGVFTLNKMSDIEESSAADRSKLLNMQVQDKLIKKEEIGITNAIGITFSEQVSELIASENQKALHELLSSAGKSYAKSSDLRNVKLHFVNEKGISYLKSWKSLETQQLSDLSARSYIKKISKDHKPIVANALSSVGYNIKSIVPVFYKGKYEGFVEFIQGVGSLRRDFDKDGKFYVAAMSVDYALKGDQFRQKNAKNKPVSADGKWVVGNDKHFSSDNSEKQIALLKQIDIDKLFAQGYLVSGDYFHSVLPIKTLSGELMGYHILSEPIAELEVYVSEKQDIAIGAFINVVVTVVILSLLIMLLLWLFILKPMRKVQEVMEQATLTSDLFARVRYYAKDEIGQLGTAYNRQAMLSQCIIAEANAAMEELEKGRLDYRILTPFDSDYNMLKGRINNTCSVLSDTFDSLKDVMENLQKGNFQKQTEHQFVGEYAEIIDAGQTAMANLAEVFAEINGVMGYTARGKLDERIVNFQEGDIANLQQSINKSLELIETGFQDVIKASERMAEGDFTQAITNNYEFSLDVAKQAVNASMDRLTETMMTLRQTAHEVYENTENVVEGTQSLNERTQNQAASLEETSAAMEQTTAQIRSNLENTIEASKMSLEQSESLKQANGLMLETKGSMHNIQEASQKIKDITSLIDSIAFQTNLLALNAAVEAARAGEHGRGFAVVAGEVRSLAGKSADAAKEIEKLILESTSAIDVGVSQVERVAESLNTVTEMTTKMQSIISEVETASKDQSIGVEEVNKSITHIDSITQQNAALVEETTATTESLKHSADSMQGIIQGFKLKAGLPNR, encoded by the coding sequence ATGTCCAATCAAAATCAAGTTCGCTTGGCCGCCAATGTGGATGCAGAAGGCACAATTACCTATATTAACCAAGACTATATGAACTGGTTAGGGTACGAAGAAAAAGAAATTTTGGGGCAGAAAACAGATATTTTGCGTTCGGATGAGACTCCCTCAATCATTCAAGAAACGATTCGTGAACAGATGCTCAAAAATCAGCCTGTACAATTTCCTATCCATGAAAAGAAGAAGAATGGAGAAAAGTATTGGGCTGATATGACTATTCAACCCATTTGGGAAAATAATCAGTATAAGGGATACACATCCATTAAAAAAATCGTGACTGATTCTCAGAGGATTGCGAGTCATGAAACCTTGTACCGGGAAGTTAGGGAAGGCAAGAAGGTTTATACCAATGGGATTTGGGTGTCGAAAGGCTTTCATAATTGGATGACTCGTCTAGGTTTGCAGAAAGCTTCTTTAATGACTAAAACACTGCTTACGATTGTTTCTGTCTCTTTATTGATTATTGTGGGTGAAGGGGTCTTCACTCTCAATAAAATGTCAGATATTGAAGAGTCTTCCGCAGCAGACCGCTCTAAACTTTTAAACATGCAGGTTCAAGATAAGCTAATCAAGAAGGAAGAGATTGGGATTACCAACGCAATTGGGATTACGTTCTCGGAACAGGTTTCAGAGCTCATTGCAAGCGAGAATCAGAAAGCACTGCATGAATTATTATCTTCGGCTGGTAAAAGTTACGCAAAAAGTTCAGATCTACGCAATGTAAAATTGCACTTTGTCAATGAAAAAGGGATTTCTTACTTGAAGTCATGGAAATCACTTGAAACACAGCAACTATCTGATTTATCAGCTCGAAGCTATATCAAAAAAATTTCTAAAGACCACAAGCCAATTGTTGCAAATGCATTAAGTTCGGTGGGCTATAACATCAAATCAATTGTTCCAGTTTTCTACAAAGGGAAATATGAAGGGTTTGTAGAATTTATTCAAGGTGTTGGCTCTTTACGACGAGATTTTGATAAAGACGGTAAATTCTATGTAGCCGCTATGTCTGTTGATTATGCATTGAAAGGTGATCAATTTCGACAAAAGAACGCCAAGAACAAACCGGTCTCTGCAGATGGTAAATGGGTTGTTGGGAATGATAAACACTTTTCGAGTGACAACAGTGAAAAGCAAATTGCTCTATTGAAACAAATTGATATTGATAAGTTATTTGCTCAAGGCTATTTGGTTTCAGGAGATTATTTCCACTCAGTGCTACCTATTAAGACGCTATCTGGAGAGTTAATGGGTTACCACATTTTAAGTGAGCCTATTGCTGAATTGGAGGTTTATGTTTCAGAGAAACAAGATATTGCGATTGGTGCATTTATTAATGTTGTTGTAACGGTAGTGATTCTTTCATTACTAATTATGCTTTTGCTCTGGTTATTCATTTTAAAACCAATGCGTAAAGTGCAAGAAGTAATGGAACAAGCAACCTTAACAAGCGACTTGTTTGCTCGTGTACGCTATTACGCAAAGGATGAAATTGGGCAGCTTGGAACAGCTTATAACCGTCAAGCGATGTTATCGCAATGCATTATTGCTGAAGCAAATGCAGCCATGGAAGAGCTTGAGAAAGGGCGTTTGGACTATCGCATCCTTACGCCATTTGATTCGGACTACAATATGCTTAAAGGTCGAATTAACAATACGTGTAGTGTATTGTCGGACACATTCGACTCATTAAAAGATGTCATGGAAAATTTACAAAAAGGTAATTTCCAGAAACAAACTGAACACCAGTTTGTGGGTGAATATGCTGAAATTATCGATGCGGGTCAGACGGCTATGGCAAATTTAGCCGAGGTGTTTGCTGAGATTAATGGTGTTATGGGTTACACCGCTCGTGGTAAGTTAGATGAGCGAATTGTTAATTTCCAAGAAGGTGATATTGCAAATCTTCAGCAGAGCATTAATAAGTCTCTGGAATTGATTGAAACTGGCTTTCAAGATGTCATTAAGGCTAGCGAACGTATGGCAGAAGGCGATTTTACCCAAGCTATTACAAACAACTATGAATTCTCATTAGATGTCGCCAAGCAAGCAGTGAATGCGAGTATGGATCGTCTAACTGAAACTATGATGACCCTTCGTCAAACTGCTCATGAAGTTTATGAAAACACGGAAAATGTGGTGGAAGGGACACAAAGTTTGAATGAACGTACTCAAAACCAGGCGGCTTCACTGGAAGAAACGTCAGCGGCAATGGAGCAAACAACGGCTCAAATCCGTAGCAACCTAGAGAATACAATTGAAGCCTCGAAAATGTCTTTGGAACAAAGCGAAAGCCTTAAACAAGCCAATGGTTTGATGCTGGAAACTAAAGGCTCTATGCACAACATTCAGGAGGCTTCGCAAAAAATTAAAGACATCACTTCTTTGATTGACTCTATTGCCTTTCAAACAAATTTGCTTGCCTTGAATGCCGCGGTTGAAGCTGCTCGAGCAGGTGAGCATGGTCGTGGGTTTGCGGTTGTTGCCGGTGAAGTTCGTAGCTTGGCAGGAAAATCGGCAGATGCAGCTAAGGAAATCGAGAAATTAATTCTTGAATCAACCAGTGCAATTGACGTAGGGGTGAGTCAAGTTGAGCGAGTGGCTGAGTCTTTGAATACGGTGACTGAAATGACCACAAAAATGCAGAGCATTATTTCAGAAGTCGAAACGGCTTCAAAAGACCAATCTATTGGAGTGGAAGAGGTTAATAAATCAATCACACATATTGACAGCATTACACAGCAAAATGCGGCTTTGGTGGAAGAAACCACTGCAACGACAGAAAGTTTGAAGCATTCAGCAGATTCAATGCAGGGAATTATTCAAGGCTTCAAATTAAAAGCCGGATTACCAAATCGATAA
- a CDS encoding YgfZ/GcvT domain-containing protein — protein sequence MENMTHLSPSWIEFLDSQNAQLDEIGQVKTFGAPEIEHYLIKHGPVVTSQNHQALLKVSGSEAFDFLQGQLTADLKDVTETHAQFSAYCDPQGNVLALFLVFKYKQDYFLSFDFSLAETIQKRLQMFIMRSDVTLTDMRQEIVHIGFAGEFGDLDVQRRLDTKIKEVFECGYVDNAEMADVLMVKVPGPYHRYEIFGPAEQIIQAWQEIRINSDVTNAEDWKLLNIAAAVPTVNIKTTGKFTAQFLNLDKFDAINFKKGCFPGQEIIARIHYRGKITKRMLRLRTDSVVELESGEEFSLIDETGKSHKLITIACGKDILQGSILNAVATLRSLDAAQGDLKTENGEVVSIEPLPYKITEEE from the coding sequence ATGGAAAACATGACGCACCTATCTCCCAGTTGGATTGAATTCCTAGACTCACAAAATGCACAGCTTGATGAGATTGGCCAAGTCAAAACGTTTGGCGCACCTGAAATTGAACACTATTTAATAAAGCATGGTCCAGTTGTCACTTCGCAAAACCACCAAGCATTATTAAAGGTGTCTGGTAGTGAGGCATTTGATTTTTTACAAGGCCAACTTACCGCTGATTTAAAAGATGTAACAGAAACACATGCCCAGTTCTCTGCTTATTGCGACCCTCAAGGCAATGTACTTGCCCTATTTTTAGTCTTTAAATACAAGCAAGACTATTTTCTAAGCTTTGATTTCTCCTTAGCAGAGACTATTCAAAAACGCTTACAAATGTTTATTATGCGATCTGATGTCACCTTAACCGACATGCGCCAAGAAATCGTTCACATTGGCTTTGCCGGTGAATTTGGTGATTTAGACGTTCAACGTCGTTTGGATACAAAAATCAAAGAAGTGTTTGAATGTGGTTATGTAGACAATGCAGAGATGGCCGACGTGCTGATGGTGAAAGTACCAGGACCTTATCATCGTTATGAAATTTTCGGACCAGCAGAGCAAATCATTCAAGCTTGGCAAGAGATTCGTATTAACAGTGACGTGACAAATGCAGAAGATTGGAAGCTTTTGAATATAGCCGCAGCAGTACCGACTGTTAATATCAAAACTACCGGCAAGTTCACCGCACAATTCTTAAACCTAGACAAATTTGATGCAATTAATTTTAAAAAAGGTTGTTTTCCTGGCCAAGAGATTATTGCTCGTATCCACTATCGTGGCAAAATTACCAAACGAATGCTACGCCTTCGCACCGATTCAGTCGTTGAACTGGAATCGGGTGAAGAATTTTCTCTAATTGATGAAACAGGAAAATCTCATAAGCTAATAACGATTGCTTGTGGCAAAGACATTCTACAAGGCAGTATTCTCAATGCAGTTGCAACCTTGCGCTCTTTAGATGCCGCTCAAGGCGATTTAAAAACTGAAAATGGAGAGGTTGTCAGCATTGAACCTCTGCCCTATAAAATTACAGAAGAGGAATAA
- a CDS encoding chemotaxis protein CheW — MSNQQEFLTFKLGKEEYAVEIMRVQEIRGWQEPSPLPQVPPFVKGVVDLRGSIVPIIDLRQRFNLPQSYDGTTVVIVVNVKTRIGDRVIGLVVDAVSDVKTLDLDNLQPPPDISDSIDSQFIRGLTTVFDQLSPTSGQTDEQKKNKKGRMVVILDIDLIASDGLIEEITQQQA; from the coding sequence GTGTCAAACCAACAAGAGTTTCTAACCTTTAAATTAGGTAAAGAAGAGTATGCCGTCGAAATCATGAGAGTTCAGGAGATTCGAGGGTGGCAAGAGCCAAGTCCTTTACCGCAGGTTCCACCTTTTGTAAAAGGTGTTGTGGATCTTCGTGGCTCGATTGTTCCAATTATTGATCTGCGCCAACGGTTCAACTTACCTCAATCCTACGATGGCACGACGGTGGTCATTGTTGTGAATGTAAAAACACGAATCGGCGATCGAGTGATTGGTTTAGTCGTCGATGCGGTCTCAGATGTTAAAACTTTGGATTTGGATAATCTACAGCCACCACCAGATATTTCAGATTCAATTGATTCCCAGTTTATTCGTGGATTGACGACGGTTTTTGATCAATTAAGCCCGACATCTGGCCAGACTGACGAACAGAAGAAAAATAAAAAAGGGCGTATGGTTGTTATTTTGGATATCGATTTAATTGCGAGTGATGGTTTGATTGAGGAAATCACTCAGCAACAAGCATAA
- the nadB gene encoding L-aspartate oxidase, whose amino-acid sequence METDVLIIGSGIAGLSLALKLAINHKVTVLSKSAINEGSTSYAQGGIAGVLDPFDSIEAHVNDTLTAGAGLCDPKAVAVVATHAGETIQELIQLGVPFSKEQNQNAQNSEFPFHLTKEGGHSHRRVIHAADHTGKSVADTLIKTVKHHPNIQILPEHISIDLILHPKSKECMGAYVLNKLESQVYSIKAQFTVLATGGASKAYLYTSNPDTSTGDGIAMAWRAGCRITNMEFNQFHPTCLYHPRDRSFLISEAVRGEGGILRLPNGYAFMQDYDKRADLAPRDIVARAIDQEMKKHGIDCVYLDISHKDPDYVKNHFPTIYKRCLAVGIDITKETIPVVPAAHYTCGGIHTNLDAKTDITRLYAIGETAYTGLHGANRLASNSLAEGLVFAKIAHCSIEKAFAQNKPFDQNFQPKPWDTSRITDAKEKILVSHDWDELRRVMWDYVGIVRTDKRLKRALQRIRNLQKEIYEYYCQHTLTSDLLELRNLAMVAELMILSAQKRKESRGLHYNLDYPKLSKRAKPTILDPKKLFKAPKPCKKTRH is encoded by the coding sequence ATTGAAACCGATGTCTTAATTATTGGCAGCGGTATTGCAGGCCTATCACTCGCTCTGAAATTAGCCATAAATCACAAAGTTACTGTTTTATCGAAAAGTGCCATCAATGAAGGCTCAACGTCCTATGCTCAAGGTGGAATTGCTGGTGTTCTTGATCCTTTTGATAGCATTGAAGCCCATGTTAACGATACATTAACCGCTGGTGCAGGTTTGTGCGACCCTAAAGCAGTCGCTGTTGTCGCAACACATGCGGGAGAAACAATTCAAGAATTGATTCAGTTAGGTGTTCCATTCAGTAAAGAGCAAAATCAAAACGCTCAAAACTCGGAATTTCCATTTCACCTGACAAAAGAAGGTGGCCACAGCCATCGACGAGTCATCCATGCCGCCGATCACACAGGTAAGTCCGTTGCCGACACTTTAATTAAAACTGTCAAGCATCACCCGAATATTCAAATTCTGCCGGAACATATCAGCATTGATTTAATTTTGCATCCAAAATCGAAAGAATGCATGGGCGCTTACGTATTGAACAAATTAGAAAGCCAAGTTTATTCAATCAAAGCACAGTTCACCGTTTTGGCAACGGGTGGGGCGAGTAAGGCCTACCTATACACAAGTAATCCCGATACTTCGACTGGCGATGGAATTGCCATGGCTTGGCGTGCAGGCTGTCGCATCACCAATATGGAATTCAACCAATTCCATCCAACCTGTTTATATCATCCAAGGGATCGATCATTTTTAATCAGTGAAGCAGTACGCGGCGAAGGTGGAATTTTACGTCTACCAAATGGCTATGCTTTTATGCAGGACTATGACAAACGTGCTGATTTAGCACCAAGAGATATTGTTGCCAGAGCCATTGACCAAGAAATGAAAAAACATGGAATTGACTGCGTCTACTTAGATATTTCTCACAAAGACCCTGATTACGTGAAAAACCACTTTCCGACCATTTATAAACGCTGCCTCGCGGTAGGCATCGACATCACCAAAGAAACGATTCCAGTGGTTCCAGCTGCACACTACACTTGTGGAGGTATCCACACAAACTTAGATGCAAAAACAGATATTACACGACTCTATGCTATCGGCGAAACAGCTTACACCGGACTGCATGGCGCCAACAGATTGGCTAGCAACTCTTTGGCTGAAGGTTTAGTATTTGCCAAAATTGCGCATTGCAGTATTGAAAAAGCATTTGCCCAAAACAAGCCATTTGATCAGAACTTCCAACCAAAACCCTGGGACACAAGTCGAATTACAGATGCAAAAGAAAAAATTCTAGTCAGTCACGACTGGGATGAACTACGTCGAGTCATGTGGGATTATGTGGGAATCGTCCGTACAGATAAACGTTTGAAACGTGCTTTGCAACGAATTCGAAATCTACAAAAAGAGATTTATGAATATTACTGCCAACACACTTTGACCAGTGACCTGCTCGAGCTACGGAATTTGGCAATGGTTGCCGAGCTGATGATTTTAAGCGCGCAGAAAAGGAAAGAAAGTCGTGGGTTGCATTACAACCTAGATTATCCAAAGCTTTCAAAGAGAGCCAAGCCCACAATTTTAGACCCTAAAAAATTGTTTAAAGCCCCAAAACCTTGTAAGAAAACTCGTCACTAA
- a CDS encoding SoxR reducing system RseC family protein: MQSNSYSQNLNETGRVVDVSDEYVWVETQRKSACGSCQNSSGCGTGSLSKLFVNDKPALLKVPKTFEVKVGDHVHLSIDKQFFIQQIFLAYGLPLIGFFAGAVIFEGLTASFLIQGELLTIVGGIIGLFGGWWGSKKLYRPVLPKIVKVENFN; the protein is encoded by the coding sequence ATGCAGTCAAACAGCTATAGTCAAAATTTAAACGAAACAGGACGAGTGGTTGATGTTTCAGATGAGTATGTCTGGGTTGAAACGCAAAGAAAATCGGCGTGTGGAAGTTGCCAAAACTCTTCAGGATGTGGGACGGGAAGTTTGTCTAAGTTATTTGTTAATGACAAGCCTGCCTTGTTAAAAGTGCCAAAAACGTTTGAAGTGAAGGTTGGAGACCATGTTCATTTGAGTATTGATAAGCAATTTTTTATACAACAGATTTTTCTCGCTTATGGGTTGCCGCTTATCGGCTTTTTTGCAGGTGCTGTTATTTTTGAAGGCTTAACGGCATCGTTTTTAATTCAGGGAGAGTTACTTACGATTGTAGGTGGAATTATTGGCTTGTTTGGTGGCTGGTGGGGTTCAAAAAAACTTTACCGGCCGGTACTTCCTAAAATAGTTAAAGTTGAAAACTTTAATTAA
- a CDS encoding DegQ family serine endoprotease codes for MRQRISPSLIVALVMSLVMLGFTSQSFAKTNAYGLPDFTQLVEENNQAVVNISTTQKVKRQAMPQFHGIPDEMLRRFFGFPPGMFPQPQPRGDEQKEQAHSLGSGFIISEDGYILTNNHVIEDADEIIVRMRDRKELVAEVIGSDPRTDIALLKIEAEDLPTVKIGKSSDLKVGQWVIAIGEPFGLDYTVTHGIVSALGRSLPDDTYVPFIQTDVSINPGNSGGPLFNLDGEVVGINSQIYSKSGGSMGLSFSIPIDIAMNITQQLRENGEVNRGFLGVQVQEVTSELSESFGLEKPIGALIGEVYPDTPAEKAKLEAGDVILEFNGKSIIKSADLPPIVGVSPINKPLKIKILRQGKVLYKTVYLQSLEKSKQMASAKQKRLTANRLGAEVAEISKEEMEELEIKYGVRIIDVEKGPAKKAGIRKGDVLQTIDFKRVMNVSQLNKILKDLPENRSVPVRLLRNGQSVFLPLKLD; via the coding sequence ATGAGACAGAGAATATCGCCATCATTGATTGTCGCTCTAGTGATGAGTTTGGTTATGCTCGGCTTTACGTCACAAAGTTTCGCTAAGACGAATGCTTACGGGTTGCCTGATTTCACACAATTGGTTGAAGAGAATAACCAAGCGGTTGTTAATATCAGCACCACCCAAAAAGTTAAACGCCAAGCAATGCCACAATTTCATGGTATCCCAGATGAGATGTTAAGACGTTTCTTTGGGTTTCCACCGGGCATGTTTCCTCAGCCACAACCAAGAGGTGATGAACAAAAAGAGCAGGCGCATTCTCTAGGGTCTGGGTTCATCATTAGTGAGGATGGCTACATTTTGACGAATAATCATGTCATTGAAGATGCGGATGAAATTATCGTTCGTATGCGTGACAGAAAGGAGTTGGTTGCAGAAGTCATTGGTTCTGATCCTAGAACAGATATTGCACTTTTGAAAATCGAAGCGGAAGATTTACCGACAGTAAAAATTGGCAAGAGTTCTGACTTAAAAGTGGGTCAATGGGTGATTGCAATTGGCGAACCGTTTGGGTTGGACTACACCGTTACGCATGGAATTGTTTCAGCATTAGGGCGTTCTTTACCAGATGATACGTACGTTCCCTTTATTCAAACGGATGTCTCCATTAATCCGGGTAACTCTGGTGGGCCTTTATTCAACCTAGATGGGGAAGTTGTGGGAATTAACTCGCAAATCTACTCTAAAAGTGGTGGTTCGATGGGGCTTTCTTTCTCAATCCCGATTGATATTGCTATGAATATCACTCAGCAGTTACGTGAAAATGGAGAGGTAAACCGTGGATTTTTAGGTGTTCAAGTTCAAGAAGTTACCAGTGAGCTGTCTGAGTCATTTGGCTTAGAAAAGCCAATTGGAGCACTTATTGGTGAAGTTTACCCAGATACCCCAGCTGAAAAGGCAAAACTTGAAGCGGGTGATGTTATCTTGGAGTTTAATGGAAAATCCATTATCAAGTCTGCAGATTTGCCTCCAATTGTTGGGGTTTCACCGATTAATAAACCTCTAAAAATTAAAATTTTGCGTCAAGGGAAAGTGCTTTACAAAACGGTTTATTTGCAGTCGCTTGAAAAGTCAAAGCAAATGGCATCGGCAAAACAAAAACGTTTAACTGCCAATCGATTAGGAGCAGAAGTGGCAGAAATTTCAAAAGAGGAAATGGAAGAACTTGAAATTAAATATGGCGTGAGAATTATTGATGTTGAAAAAGGCCCAGCGAAAAAAGCTGGGATTCGTAAAGGAGATGTTTTGCAGACAATTGATTTTAAACGGGTTATGAATGTATCCCAGTTAAATAAAATTTTAAAGGATCTGCCGGAAAATCGTTCTGTTCCAGTTCGTTTGCTTCGAAATGGTCAATCGGTGTTTTTACCGCTTAAATTAGATTAG
- the lepA gene encoding translation elongation factor 4: protein MSSDLKHIRNFSIIAHIDHGKSTIADRFIHHCGGLTDREMDAQVLDSMDIERERGITIKSQSVTLNYEAQDGQIYQLNFIDTPGHVDFSYEVSRSLSACEGALLVVDASQGVEAQTVANCYTAVEQGLEVLAVLNKIDLPAADPERVIEEIEEIVGIEAVDAVRASAKAGIGIVETLEDIVKKIPPPQGDQKAPLKALIIDSWFDNYLGVVSLVRVIDGKIGKKTKMKVMSTKEEYSVDQVGIFTPKRTPKDYLSAGEVGYVVAGIKDIDGAPVGDTLAESGREIEALPGFKPAQPRVFAGLFPVTSEQYEDLRESLRKLRLNDASLFFEPETSQALGFGFRCGFLGMLHMEIIQERLEREYNLDLISTAPTVVYEVLTKQGETLKVDNPSELPEPSIIDEIREPIINANILVPNEFVGAVMKLCIEKRGIQKDMQYSGGQVSINYELPLNEVVLDFFDRLKSCSRGYASMDYDFKRFQADDLVRMDFLINGEKVDALAVIVHKSFAVQRGKVIIEKLRQVIPRQMFDVAIQAAIGAKVIGRTNVKALRKNVTAKCYGGDVSRKKKLLQKQKEGKKRMKAIGSVEIPQEAFLAILDTGDS, encoded by the coding sequence ATGTCTAGCGACTTAAAGCATATTCGTAACTTTTCAATCATTGCTCATATTGACCATGGTAAATCTACTATTGCGGATCGTTTCATCCATCATTGTGGTGGTTTGACCGATCGCGAAATGGACGCTCAAGTTTTAGATTCAATGGATATTGAACGTGAGCGCGGCATAACAATTAAGTCGCAAAGTGTTACCTTGAATTACGAAGCACAAGATGGACAGATCTATCAGTTAAATTTTATTGATACGCCAGGACATGTGGATTTTTCTTATGAGGTTTCAAGATCATTATCTGCCTGTGAGGGAGCCTTGCTGGTGGTCGATGCCTCTCAAGGTGTTGAGGCTCAAACGGTCGCGAACTGTTACACAGCAGTTGAACAAGGGCTTGAGGTTTTGGCGGTACTCAACAAAATTGACTTACCTGCAGCAGACCCAGAACGTGTGATTGAAGAAATTGAGGAAATCGTTGGCATTGAAGCTGTAGACGCTGTTCGAGCGAGTGCAAAAGCTGGCATTGGAATTGTTGAAACGCTTGAGGATATTGTTAAAAAAATTCCTCCTCCGCAAGGGGATCAAAAGGCACCTTTAAAAGCATTGATTATCGATTCTTGGTTTGACAATTATCTTGGAGTCGTCTCATTAGTTAGAGTGATTGACGGCAAAATTGGTAAGAAAACCAAAATGAAAGTTATGTCAACGAAAGAAGAATATTCCGTTGATCAAGTGGGGATTTTTACACCTAAACGCACACCTAAAGATTATTTAAGCGCAGGTGAAGTTGGTTATGTCGTTGCGGGAATTAAGGACATTGATGGGGCGCCTGTTGGGGATACATTAGCTGAATCGGGGCGTGAGATTGAAGCACTTCCTGGATTTAAGCCTGCACAACCGCGAGTATTTGCTGGTTTATTCCCTGTCACCTCTGAGCAATATGAAGACCTACGCGAATCCTTGCGAAAATTGCGCTTGAATGATGCATCGTTATTCTTTGAACCTGAGACATCTCAGGCACTAGGATTTGGTTTCCGTTGCGGGTTCCTTGGAATGTTGCACATGGAAATCATCCAAGAACGCTTGGAGCGTGAGTACAATCTGGATTTGATTAGTACTGCGCCTACAGTTGTTTATGAGGTTTTAACTAAGCAAGGTGAAACGTTAAAGGTAGATAACCCATCGGAGTTACCAGAACCAAGCATTATTGATGAGATTCGCGAGCCAATCATCAATGCAAATATTTTGGTGCCGAATGAATTTGTTGGTGCGGTTATGAAGCTTTGTATTGAAAAGCGTGGTATCCAGAAAGATATGCAGTATTCCGGTGGTCAAGTCTCTATTAACTATGAACTGCCTTTGAACGAAGTGGTTTTGGACTTCTTTGACCGTTTAAAATCATGCAGTCGAGGTTATGCGTCGATGGACTATGATTTTAAGCGTTTTCAAGCAGATGATTTGGTTAGAATGGATTTCTTGATTAATGGCGAAAAAGTGGATGCATTGGCTGTGATTGTTCATAAAAGCTTTGCGGTACAACGCGGTAAAGTTATCATCGAAAAACTTCGTCAGGTGATTCCTCGTCAAATGTTTGATGTTGCCATTCAGGCTGCTATTGGTGCAAAAGTAATCGGCCGTACTAACGTGAAAGCATTACGTAAAAACGTTACGGCAAAATGTTATGGCGGCGACGTTTCTCGTAAGAAAAAGCTGTTACAAAAACAAAAAGAAGGTAAGAAACGCATGAAGGCTATCGGTTCAGTGGAAATACCACAAGAAGCCTTTCTTGCGATTCTTGATACAGGAGACTCCTAA
- the lepB gene encoding signal peptidase I produces MNFELILVLVTVITGVIVFIDRLAFKPKRENTTIERKEPILVEYARSLFPVFLIVLVLRSFIIEPFRIPSGSMYPTLEIGDFIVVNKFSYGVKLPVTQTTIIPISKPERGDVVVFKYPKDPDVDYIKRVVGLPGDEIAYLNRTIYVNGQPVDKKYIGEYRGTESGKIMDGAEIHRETFANGKSHEVLIDADKSSYDMQPKTVPEGHYFMVGDNRDHSNDSRFWGFVPEENLKGRAFAIWMNWDNGVHFNRIGKGVE; encoded by the coding sequence ATGAATTTTGAACTAATTTTGGTTCTAGTAACGGTCATTACCGGTGTTATCGTGTTTATTGACCGTTTGGCGTTCAAACCAAAGCGTGAGAATACAACGATTGAACGCAAGGAACCGATTCTTGTGGAATATGCGCGATCTTTGTTTCCTGTATTTTTAATTGTTTTGGTTTTGCGCTCATTCATTATTGAGCCTTTTAGAATTCCGTCTGGTTCCATGTACCCAACTCTAGAAATCGGTGACTTCATTGTCGTAAATAAGTTTTCATATGGTGTCAAATTACCAGTGACACAGACAACGATCATCCCTATCTCAAAACCGGAACGAGGAGATGTTGTGGTTTTCAAATACCCAAAGGACCCAGATGTTGATTACATTAAGCGAGTCGTAGGCTTGCCAGGCGATGAAATCGCTTATTTAAACCGCACGATTTATGTGAATGGACAGCCGGTAGATAAAAAATATATTGGTGAATACCGAGGCACTGAATCCGGAAAGATTATGGATGGTGCCGAGATTCATCGTGAAACATTTGCCAATGGTAAGAGCCATGAAGTGCTTATTGATGCGGATAAAAGTAGCTATGACATGCAGCCCAAAACTGTGCCTGAAGGACATTATTTTATGGTTGGAGACAACCGTGATCACAGTAATGATAGCCGTTTTTGGGGCTTTGTTCCTGAAGAAAACTTGAAAGGGCGTGCCTTTGCTATCTGGATGAATTGGGATAATGGCGTACACTTTAATCGAATCGGAAAAGGAGTGGAGTAA